One Gemmatimonadaceae bacterium genomic region harbors:
- a CDS encoding ABC transporter ATP-binding protein produces MPPSPLALDVRALHKRYGDVVAVNGLDLQVRAGECFGLLGPNGAGKTTTIEICEGILDADGGDVIVLGLRWATDEDALRQRLGVQLQEAQFADKLTVAETVRLFRSFYRSGPTVADVIARVQLEEKANARVSTLSGGQKQRLSVACALAGDPALVFLDEPTTGLDPQSRRQLWELVERLRAAGTTIMLTTHYMDEAERLCDRIAIVDRGQVIALGTPRELIRSLGAEQVVECALGDGESIAPDELAALPGVLRARSDGPIHTLQVAAAHETIPALLALIARRECRLTELRTHSPTLEDVFVSLTGRHLREG; encoded by the coding sequence ATGCCCCCCTCCCCCCTCGCCCTCGACGTCCGCGCCCTCCACAAGCGCTACGGCGACGTCGTCGCGGTCAACGGGCTCGACCTCCAGGTGCGCGCCGGCGAGTGCTTCGGCCTCCTGGGCCCCAACGGCGCCGGCAAGACGACGACCATCGAGATATGCGAGGGCATTCTCGACGCCGACGGCGGCGACGTGATCGTCCTCGGCCTGCGCTGGGCCACCGACGAAGACGCCCTGCGGCAGCGCCTCGGCGTGCAGCTGCAAGAGGCGCAGTTCGCCGACAAGCTCACTGTCGCCGAGACCGTGCGCCTGTTCCGCTCGTTCTACCGCAGCGGACCCACTGTCGCCGACGTCATCGCCCGCGTGCAGCTGGAGGAGAAGGCCAACGCCCGCGTGAGCACGCTCTCCGGCGGGCAGAAGCAGCGCCTCTCGGTCGCCTGCGCCCTGGCCGGTGACCCGGCGCTCGTCTTTCTCGACGAACCGACCACCGGGCTCGACCCGCAGTCGCGACGGCAGTTGTGGGAGCTGGTGGAACGGCTGCGCGCCGCCGGAACGACGATCATGCTCACCACGCACTACATGGACGAAGCGGAGCGCCTGTGCGACCGCATCGCCATCGTCGACCGCGGGCAGGTCATCGCCCTCGGCACGCCGCGCGAGCTGATCCGTTCGTTAGGCGCGGAGCAGGTGGTGGAGTGCGCGCTGGGCGACGGGGAGTCGATTGCCCCCGACGAGCTGGCGGCGCTTCCCGGCGTGCTGCGCGCCCGCAGCGACGGCCCGATCCACACCCTGCAGGTCGCCGCCGCGCACGAGACGATCCCCGCGCTCCTTGCCCTCATTGCCCGCCGCGAGTGCCGGCTCACCGAGTTGCGCACGCACTCGCCCACGCTCGAGGACGTCTTCGTCTCGCTCACCGGGCGCCACCTGCGGGAGGGGTGA
- a CDS encoding ABC transporter permease: MSAPPSPTGATMPPASTPPSPANDASPSPLLQLTLARFREFLREPEAVFWSFIFPILLASGLGIAFRSRPAEVAKVAVLASAPGAQALRAALSRDSSLVVEALDDTAAATALRIGRVALLIVPRERATVEYRYDDARAEARTARLLVDRALQQAAGRRDPIAVKETLVSERGSRYIDFVLPGLLAMNLMGGGIWGLGFGIVDARRKKLLKRLLATPMSRAQYLLSFLFMRLAMMVVEVVFIVSFGALVFKVPMRGPLLAFGVICVMGTLTFGALGLLVAARPRTLEGASGLMNFIMLPMWVGSGIFFAATNFPDAVQPLVQALPLTAVVDAMRLNMLQGAGLAAVSGELAIMAAWLVGCFVLALRIFRWR, encoded by the coding sequence ATGAGCGCCCCTCCCTCGCCGACAGGTGCAACGATGCCGCCGGCGTCCACGCCGCCGTCACCCGCCAACGACGCATCGCCCTCCCCGCTCCTGCAGCTCACGCTGGCCCGCTTCCGCGAGTTCCTGCGCGAACCGGAGGCGGTCTTCTGGAGCTTCATCTTCCCCATCCTCCTCGCCTCCGGGCTGGGGATCGCCTTCCGTTCGCGCCCCGCGGAGGTGGCCAAGGTCGCCGTACTGGCCTCGGCCCCCGGCGCCCAGGCGCTGCGCGCCGCGCTGTCGCGCGACTCGTCGCTGGTGGTGGAGGCGCTCGACGACACCGCCGCGGCCACCGCGCTCCGCATCGGGCGCGTGGCGCTCCTCATCGTCCCGCGCGAGCGCGCCACCGTCGAGTACCGCTACGACGACGCGCGTGCCGAGGCGCGCACGGCGCGGCTGCTCGTCGATCGCGCGTTGCAGCAGGCGGCGGGGCGCCGCGACCCCATCGCGGTAAAGGAGACGCTGGTGAGCGAGCGCGGCTCCCGCTACATCGATTTTGTCCTCCCGGGGCTCCTCGCCATGAACCTCATGGGGGGCGGGATCTGGGGGCTCGGCTTTGGCATCGTCGATGCGCGGCGCAAGAAGCTCCTCAAGCGATTGCTCGCCACCCCCATGTCGCGCGCGCAGTACCTCCTCTCCTTCCTCTTCATGCGCCTGGCGATGATGGTGGTGGAGGTCGTCTTCATCGTCTCGTTCGGTGCGCTCGTCTTCAAGGTGCCCATGCGTGGCCCGCTCCTCGCCTTTGGGGTCATCTGCGTCATGGGGACGCTGACGTTCGGCGCGCTGGGGCTGCTGGTCGCTGCGCGCCCGCGCACGCTCGAGGGGGCGTCGGGGTTGATGAACTTCATCATGCTCCCCATGTGGGTCGGCTCGGGGATCTTCTTCGCCGCCACCAACTTCCCCGATGCGGTGCAGCCGCTGGTGCAGGCGCTCCCGCTCACCGCGGTGGTGGACGCCATGCGCCTCAACATGCTGCAGGGCGCTGGCCTTGCCGCGGTGAGCGGTGAGCTGGCGATCATGGCGGCGTGGCTCGTCGGCTGCTTCGTGTTGGCGCTGCGCATCTTCCGGTGGCGATGA
- a CDS encoding EamA family transporter encodes MSGAPGTPHHSRATVVAAFAAVYLLWGSTYLFIKYAVAFIPPLGMAGARFLLAGLILYGYGRLRGNERPRAIHWRSAAVVGVMLMTSNAGVAWSERLIPSGVASLLVAITPCWMVLFEWLAHRERRPHAGVLAGLALGLVGLAILVGVGDLVGGGGRASGGVNLRGAAAIICGTAVWAAGSLYARAAPRPTSPQLLSGMQMICGGAILSIVSALTGQWDGWVWRETPAIAWWSFLYLLTFGSLIAFSAYMYLLTVSTPARVSTYAYVNPVVAVLLGWAFAGETLTPRMLLASVIIVGAVALIVSFGASGPPSRATLKTDEFPVAATDAG; translated from the coding sequence ATGAGCGGCGCGCCCGGTACGCCGCACCATTCGCGGGCCACGGTCGTCGCGGCCTTTGCCGCGGTGTACCTGCTGTGGGGGTCCACGTACCTCTTCATCAAGTACGCCGTTGCCTTCATTCCGCCGTTAGGGATGGCCGGGGCGCGATTCCTCCTCGCGGGGCTCATCCTCTACGGCTACGGCCGGCTGCGCGGCAACGAGCGACCGCGCGCGATCCACTGGCGCTCGGCGGCCGTCGTCGGCGTGATGCTGATGACCTCCAACGCCGGCGTGGCGTGGTCCGAGCGCCTCATTCCCTCGGGCGTGGCCTCGCTCCTGGTCGCCATCACCCCATGCTGGATGGTGCTGTTCGAGTGGCTGGCGCACCGTGAGCGACGCCCGCACGCGGGGGTCCTGGCGGGGCTCGCGCTTGGCCTGGTGGGGCTGGCGATCCTGGTCGGGGTGGGCGACCTCGTGGGGGGCGGTGGGCGCGCGAGCGGCGGCGTGAACCTTCGCGGCGCCGCGGCCATCATCTGCGGCACGGCGGTGTGGGCCGCAGGGTCGCTCTACGCACGCGCAGCGCCGCGCCCCACCTCACCGCAACTCCTGAGCGGGATGCAGATGATCTGTGGCGGGGCGATTCTCTCCATCGTCTCGGCGCTCACCGGGCAATGGGACGGCTGGGTGTGGCGCGAGACGCCCGCGATTGCCTGGTGGTCGTTTCTCTATCTCCTGACCTTTGGGTCGCTCATCGCCTTCTCGGCATACATGTACCTCCTCACCGTCTCGACACCGGCCCGCGTCTCGACCTATGCGTACGTGAACCCGGTCGTTGCGGTACTGCTCGGTTGGGCCTTCGCCGGGGAGACGCTCACGCCGCGGATGCTGCTGGCCTCTGTCATCATCGTGGGAGCGGTGGCGCTCATCGTGTCGTTCGGTGCCTCGGGGCCGCCGTCGCGGGCGACGCTCAAGACCGACGAGTTCCCGGTCGCGGCGACCGATGCGGGATAG
- a CDS encoding response regulator, which translates to MAKILVIEDDEALRALMARVLRSKGHEVVVARDGGEGLAMWERERPEVVVTDLYMPNVDGIEAIMAFRARDPALPIVAVSGGDSRASFLALDSAGDLGATVVLAKPFLPDQLYDAVVRALGRDPSV; encoded by the coding sequence ATGGCGAAGATTCTGGTCATCGAGGACGACGAGGCACTGCGGGCACTCATGGCGCGCGTGCTTCGGTCGAAGGGGCACGAGGTGGTGGTCGCGCGCGACGGCGGGGAGGGGCTGGCGATGTGGGAACGCGAGCGTCCCGAGGTGGTGGTGACCGACCTCTACATGCCTAACGTGGACGGTATCGAGGCGATCATGGCGTTCCGCGCGCGCGACCCCGCGTTGCCCATCGTCGCCGTATCCGGGGGCGACTCGCGCGCGTCGTTCCTCGCGCTGGACTCCGCCGGTGACCTCGGCGCCACGGTGGTGCTGGCCAAGCCGTTCCTCCCGGACCAACTGTACGATGCGGTGGTGCGGGCGCTGGGGCGCGATCCCTCGGTGTAA
- a CDS encoding carboxypeptidase regulatory-like domain-containing protein — MPSRCVVTPLGLLFSLCAVTAHAQGVVRGVVTDGVRPVPGAEVRLLREDDDANARQPRVALSSDSGRFEFTGLPAGTYSIAARQLGYRLTSQRLTLAPAQQRDIVLVLDSVVQSLDTVSVTARGNVPPRYEASVRMSTFYERRARGVGQFFTREELEAHTSKGMEDILRRVRGLRIRRLPDGSLEVLAARCQGNTIRPANLREPSFTGTQVYVNGSRLDWRGAGEILASFHANDIEAIEVYRGPSELPVDAIGDACAAIFIWTRFGS; from the coding sequence ATGCCGAGTCGCTGCGTGGTGACGCCATTGGGGCTGCTGTTCTCGCTGTGCGCGGTGACTGCGCACGCGCAGGGTGTCGTGCGAGGCGTCGTGACCGATGGCGTCCGTCCGGTGCCCGGTGCCGAGGTGCGACTGCTGCGAGAGGACGATGACGCAAACGCTCGACAGCCGCGCGTGGCGCTCTCGAGCGACTCCGGGCGTTTCGAGTTCACCGGGCTCCCCGCCGGCACCTACTCGATCGCGGCGCGACAGTTGGGGTATCGCCTCACCTCGCAGCGCCTGACACTCGCCCCTGCCCAACAGCGCGACATCGTCCTCGTCCTCGACTCCGTGGTGCAGTCGCTCGACACGGTGTCTGTCACCGCCAGGGGCAACGTCCCGCCGCGATACGAGGCGTCGGTGCGCATGAGTACGTTCTACGAGCGACGTGCCCGCGGCGTGGGGCAGTTCTTCACGCGCGAGGAGTTGGAGGCGCACACCAGCAAGGGGATGGAGGATATCCTCCGTCGTGTGCGCGGGCTCCGGATCAGGCGCCTGCCCGACGGATCGCTGGAGGTCCTCGCAGCGCGCTGTCAGGGCAACACAATTCGCCCCGCGAACCTCCGCGAGCCCTCATTCACCGGCACCCAGGTGTATGTCAACGGCTCGAGGCTCGATTGGCGTGGCGCCGGCGAGATCCTGGCGTCCTTCCACGCCAATGACATCGAGGCCATCGAGGTCTATCGCGGGCCGAGCGAACTCCCCGTCGACGCCATAGGGGATGCGTGCGCGGCGATCTTCATCTGGACGCGCTTCGGTTCCTGA
- a CDS encoding DedA family protein translates to MLPVPPALIDVLSLTALGERWAYLTLGVSSVVTEELAPLLGGFAAEQGHLRFVAVVVACATGVFALSSACYLLGRWRAAWVRLKLRNSPPLVRKVLSAMRWNPWRSTFISRFVFGGRIALPLACGAAHVPPWIFFTGTAIASLVWAALLAGLGWAFGEAAVLVVGEVRRFEGPVAVLLVAIGVGVWWWLRKRQQRAQVRDEV, encoded by the coding sequence ATGCTTCCCGTCCCGCCAGCCCTCATCGACGTCCTGTCGCTCACCGCGTTGGGCGAGCGCTGGGCGTACCTGACGTTAGGCGTCTCGTCCGTCGTGACCGAGGAGCTGGCGCCGCTGCTGGGGGGCTTCGCGGCGGAACAGGGGCACCTGCGCTTCGTGGCGGTGGTGGTGGCGTGCGCGACGGGGGTCTTTGCCCTGTCGTCGGCGTGCTACCTGCTGGGGCGCTGGCGGGCGGCGTGGGTGCGCCTCAAGCTGCGCAACTCGCCGCCGTTGGTGCGCAAGGTGCTGAGCGCGATGCGGTGGAACCCCTGGCGCAGCACCTTCATTTCCCGGTTTGTCTTCGGTGGGCGCATTGCGCTCCCGCTGGCGTGCGGCGCCGCGCACGTCCCGCCGTGGATCTTCTTCACCGGGACGGCGATTGCCTCGCTGGTGTGGGCGGCGCTGCTGGCGGGGCTGGGGTGGGCCTTTGGCGAGGCGGCGGTGCTGGTCGTGGGCGAGGTGCGCAGGTTCGAGGGGCCGGTGGCGGTGCTGCTCGTCGCCATTGGGGTGGGGGTGTGGTGGTGGCTGCGGAAGAGGCAGCAGCGTGCGCAAGTGCGCGACGAGGTGTAG
- a CDS encoding efflux RND transporter permease subunit has translation MLISDFAIKRPMITIVSMVALVAFGLVALLKLQTDEFPDVAPPYVSVGLVYPGASPDGVESEILDPVEEAISSIAGVKHVNGRAEDGFGFIMVEFNFGKPLTEATQDIRDAISGIRQDLPTELEEPIIKKFNDTDLPIVSLALNSSTLSTAELTRIADPGITRELRSISGVAEVSVPGKLERELTVELRPEALQAAGVAVSQVVAALQLQNLAAPVGNVKGALDEKSIRLKGRLVEPREFEQIVITERNGQLVRLGQVATVKDATEEQRTLALFTDSLGRTKESVGINVKKSKGYSTTDVAQQVIARIENLEKTLPPGTQIDVIKNSGVNVTNSVRNVQETLVEGALLTVLVVFLFLNSWRSTVITGLALPVSVLASFIAVWALGFNLETMSLLGLSLAIGILIDDAIVVRENIVRHVEMGKDHYTAAREGTDEIGLAVAATTFSILAVFVPIAFMPGMSGQWFKPFALTIACSVLVSLFVSFSLDPMLSAYWPDPHREEHQKSALTKALDKFNAWFNRLSGRYRRVIAWALDHRWSVVAISVGTFVFALAMPAIKIGNRTLVGTQFFPSDDNAEFNVKVETPPGSNLDYTRLKTEEVVRVIARHKEVVRYSMSSLGSEGSSAVDQGAIYVKMVPKDKRTIGVEAFCNQLRDELASVGGASISVYATDWGGGRKQVAIEMRSNDATKLADASQRALAAVRAVPNAVDVSLSSKGQKPELSVELNRGLAGSLGLTVGQIAQSLRPAFAGIDAGDWQDPSGEMRDVVVRLAPESRRRASDLRQLPLVVAGPNGAPSTLPLGQVARIEEGVGPAVINHLDRDRVVNVEFNVAGRSVGEVSNDAQAAIAALNLGSEIKVTMGAEAQQQSELFGQIFLALGTAVLLMYLILVMQFGSFLDPLAIMMSLPLSLIGVMLGLAITNNTINLMSLIGVILLMGIVAKNAILLIDFSKWAREQQGLPLREALIEAGAIRLRPILMTTFALIAGMLPIALGRGEGSQFRAPLGVAVIGGVITSTLLTLVAIPTFYEILDEMRGFFARILGFRVSQQTAEHPVAGAAPVAGD, from the coding sequence ATGTTGATCTCGGATTTTGCGATCAAGCGCCCCATGATCACCATCGTCTCGATGGTGGCACTCGTTGCGTTCGGGCTGGTCGCGTTGCTCAAGCTGCAAACGGACGAGTTTCCCGACGTGGCGCCGCCCTACGTCTCGGTGGGGCTGGTGTACCCCGGCGCCTCGCCCGATGGTGTGGAGAGCGAGATCCTCGACCCGGTCGAGGAGGCGATCTCGTCGATCGCCGGTGTGAAGCACGTGAACGGCCGTGCCGAGGACGGCTTCGGCTTCATCATGGTCGAGTTCAACTTCGGGAAGCCGCTGACCGAGGCGACGCAGGACATTCGCGACGCCATCAGCGGGATTCGCCAGGACCTCCCGACGGAGCTCGAGGAGCCGATCATCAAGAAGTTCAACGACACCGACCTCCCGATCGTGTCGCTGGCGCTCAACTCGTCGACGCTGTCCACGGCGGAGCTGACGCGCATTGCCGACCCGGGGATCACGCGCGAGTTGCGCTCGATATCCGGCGTGGCGGAGGTGTCGGTGCCCGGCAAGCTGGAACGCGAGCTGACGGTGGAACTCAGGCCCGAGGCGTTGCAGGCGGCGGGGGTGGCGGTGTCGCAGGTGGTGGCGGCGTTGCAGCTGCAAAACCTCGCGGCCCCGGTGGGGAACGTGAAGGGGGCGCTGGACGAGAAGTCGATCCGCCTCAAGGGGCGCCTGGTCGAGCCGCGGGAGTTCGAGCAGATCGTCATCACCGAGCGCAACGGGCAGTTGGTGCGCCTGGGACAGGTGGCGACGGTGAAGGATGCCACCGAGGAGCAGCGCACGCTGGCGCTCTTCACCGACAGTCTCGGGCGCACCAAGGAGTCGGTGGGGATCAACGTCAAGAAGTCCAAGGGCTACAGCACCACCGACGTGGCGCAGCAGGTCATTGCCCGCATCGAGAACCTGGAGAAGACGCTCCCGCCGGGGACGCAGATCGACGTCATCAAGAACTCCGGCGTCAACGTCACCAACTCCGTGCGCAACGTGCAGGAGACGCTCGTCGAAGGAGCGTTGCTCACGGTGCTCGTCGTCTTCCTCTTCCTCAACTCGTGGCGCTCGACCGTCATCACTGGGCTCGCGCTCCCGGTGTCGGTGCTGGCGTCGTTCATCGCCGTCTGGGCGCTGGGGTTCAACCTGGAGACGATGTCGCTGCTGGGGCTCTCGCTGGCCATCGGCATCCTGATTGACGATGCCATCGTGGTGCGCGAGAACATCGTGCGACACGTGGAGATGGGAAAAGATCACTACACCGCGGCGCGTGAGGGGACCGATGAGATCGGGCTCGCCGTGGCGGCGACGACGTTCTCCATCCTCGCCGTCTTCGTTCCCATCGCCTTCATGCCGGGGATGAGCGGGCAATGGTTCAAGCCGTTTGCGCTGACGATTGCCTGCTCGGTGCTGGTGTCGCTCTTCGTGTCGTTCTCGCTCGACCCGATGCTCTCGGCGTACTGGCCCGATCCGCATCGCGAGGAGCACCAGAAGAGCGCACTCACCAAGGCGCTCGACAAGTTCAACGCGTGGTTCAACAGGCTGTCGGGGCGCTACCGCCGCGTGATTGCGTGGGCACTCGACCACCGCTGGTCGGTGGTGGCGATCTCGGTGGGGACCTTCGTCTTCGCGCTGGCGATGCCGGCAATCAAGATCGGGAACCGCACGCTGGTGGGGACGCAGTTCTTTCCCAGCGACGACAACGCCGAGTTCAACGTGAAGGTGGAGACGCCGCCGGGGTCCAACCTGGACTACACGCGGCTCAAGACCGAGGAGGTCGTGCGCGTGATTGCGCGGCACAAGGAGGTGGTGCGCTACTCCATGTCGTCGCTCGGCTCCGAGGGAAGCTCGGCCGTTGACCAGGGCGCGATCTACGTGAAGATGGTGCCCAAGGACAAGCGCACGATCGGCGTGGAGGCGTTCTGCAACCAGCTGCGCGACGAACTGGCGTCGGTGGGTGGGGCGAGCATCTCCGTGTATGCCACGGACTGGGGGGGCGGGCGCAAGCAGGTGGCGATCGAGATGCGCTCCAACGACGCGACGAAGCTGGCCGACGCCTCGCAGCGTGCGCTGGCGGCGGTGCGCGCCGTGCCTAACGCGGTGGACGTGTCGCTGTCGTCCAAGGGGCAGAAGCCGGAGCTGAGCGTGGAGCTCAACCGCGGGCTGGCTGGCTCGTTAGGCCTCACGGTGGGGCAGATCGCGCAGTCGTTGCGCCCGGCCTTTGCCGGGATCGACGCCGGCGACTGGCAGGACCCGAGCGGCGAGATGCGCGACGTCGTCGTGCGGCTGGCGCCGGAGTCGCGTCGCCGGGCGTCGGACCTGCGCCAGCTCCCGCTGGTGGTCGCGGGGCCCAACGGCGCGCCGAGCACGTTGCCGCTGGGGCAGGTGGCGCGGATCGAGGAAGGGGTGGGGCCGGCGGTGATCAACCACCTGGACCGCGACCGCGTGGTGAACGTGGAGTTCAACGTCGCCGGGCGATCGGTGGGCGAGGTCTCGAACGACGCGCAGGCGGCGATCGCCGCGCTCAACCTGGGGTCGGAGATCAAGGTCACGATGGGGGCTGAGGCGCAGCAGCAGAGCGAGTTGTTCGGGCAGATCTTTCTTGCGCTGGGGACAGCGGTGCTGCTGATGTACCTCATCCTCGTGATGCAGTTCGGGTCGTTCCTCGACCCGCTGGCGATCATGATGTCGCTGCCGCTGTCGCTGATTGGCGTGATGCTCGGGCTCGCGATCACGAACAACACCATCAACCTGATGTCGCTCATTGGCGTCATCCTCCTGATGGGAATCGTGGCCAAGAACGCGATCTTGCTCATCGACTTCTCCAAGTGGGCACGCGAGCAGCAGGGGTTGCCGTTGCGCGAGGCGCTCATCGAGGCCGGTGCCATCCGCCTGCGCCCGATCCTGATGACGACGTTTGCGCTGATTGCCGGGATGCTTCCCATTGCGCTGGGGCGTGGCGAGGGGTCGCAGTTCCGCGCGCCGTTAGGCGTGGCGGTGATCGGCGGGGTGATCACGTCGACGCTCCTCACGCTCGTCGCGATCCCGACCTTCTACGAGATCCTGGACGAGATGCGCGGCTTCTTCGCCCGCATCCTTGGCTTCCGCGTGTCGCAGCAAACGGCGGAGCATCCCGTGGCGGGGGCGGCGCCGGTGGCGGGGGATTAG
- a CDS encoding efflux RND transporter periplasmic adaptor subunit, whose product MSVIPNRSMLRRTLPALLLIGAACGGKEADAKGKGDPAAGAAPAPTAVSAENLAIVTMERISSGPALSGSLAAEREATVRAQLSGPVLSTHADQGSRVGAGTLLARIDDRTVRDQFLGARSGVTTAQSAADIAARELSRAQKLAEAGAIAERDLESARRANLAAQSQLDDAKARLTLAQKQVDDAQVRAPFAGVVSVRSVSAGDVVQVGGALFTIIDPRSMRLEANVPAAQLSAIRIGSPVAFTVSGYPGKTFQGKVTRINPAADPSTGQVRIVAAIPNDRNTLVAGLFAEGRAQSESREAPVVAASAVDVRGVRPWVLRLKGGRAERVEVELGLKDEATEKYEVLKGVAAGDTLLMGAAQGITPGTPVRVSAPNDAAVTRN is encoded by the coding sequence ATGTCCGTCATACCTAATCGTTCGATGCTGCGACGCACCCTTCCCGCGCTGCTCCTCATCGGCGCCGCCTGTGGCGGCAAGGAAGCCGATGCCAAGGGGAAGGGCGATCCCGCGGCCGGCGCCGCGCCCGCCCCCACCGCGGTGAGCGCCGAGAACCTCGCCATCGTCACGATGGAGAGGATCTCGTCGGGCCCCGCGCTCTCCGGCTCGCTGGCCGCCGAGCGCGAAGCCACGGTCCGCGCGCAGCTATCGGGCCCCGTCCTCTCCACGCACGCCGACCAGGGGAGCCGCGTGGGCGCCGGCACGCTCCTGGCGCGCATCGATGATCGCACGGTGCGCGACCAGTTTCTCGGCGCGCGCTCCGGCGTTACCACGGCGCAGTCGGCGGCCGACATCGCGGCGCGCGAGCTGTCGCGCGCGCAGAAGCTCGCCGAGGCCGGCGCGATCGCCGAGCGCGACCTCGAGTCGGCACGGCGCGCCAACCTCGCCGCGCAGTCGCAACTCGACGACGCCAAGGCACGCCTGACGCTGGCGCAGAAGCAGGTCGACGACGCGCAGGTACGCGCACCGTTCGCCGGTGTCGTCAGCGTCCGCTCGGTGTCGGCGGGCGACGTGGTGCAGGTCGGCGGCGCGCTGTTCACCATCATCGACCCCCGCAGCATGCGGTTGGAGGCCAATGTTCCCGCGGCGCAGCTGTCGGCCATCCGCATCGGCTCGCCGGTGGCCTTCACCGTCAGCGGGTATCCGGGGAAGACGTTCCAGGGCAAGGTGACGCGGATCAATCCCGCCGCCGATCCCAGCACGGGGCAGGTCCGCATCGTCGCCGCGATCCCTAACGACCGAAACACACTGGTGGCCGGGTTGTTCGCGGAGGGGCGTGCGCAGTCGGAATCGCGCGAGGCGCCGGTGGTGGCGGCCAGCGCGGTGGATGTTCGCGGCGTGCGTCCGTGGGTGTTGCGCCTCAAGGGAGGGCGCGCCGAGCGGGTCGAGGTCGAGCTCGGGCTCAAGGACGAGGCGACCGAGAAGTACGAGGTGCTCAAGGGCGTGGCGGCCGGCGACACCCTCCTGATGGGGGCGGCGCAGGGAATCACGCCGGGAACGCCGGTGCGGGTGAGTGCGCCAAACGACGCGGCTGTTACCAGGAATTAG
- a CDS encoding TolC family protein: protein MSFDSSPNLMKSVHLVLAAIVATALLAPAVRAQGPRKLSLEDALRMSQSASEALRIAQAGVKRAQGQQMQARSAYLPQINGSAGYTRTLATQFSVFQSSPPTPGPNVPPAPPVDTTTYFQPCTRYLAPAGATDAQRIAALELYTRCASGGGGIDFSRAGFGAKNQYQVAANGSLTLWNAGRSQAQVRATTAGRRSADIELSSQRAKLALDVTEAYYDAVLADRLVAIAESSLATTEVTLRQTSLARQVGNQSEFELLRARVTRDNQVPVVLQRRTDRDLAFLRLKQLLNLPYRETLQLTSDINEPADVREARTASNTGSPLDASIDTSTSSRAPVRQLDEALKAQEAQLTIARREWMPSISLTSAYSRVAFGSGGVPAWGNWLNNWSVALGASFPLFTGGRLRGATMVAEASVEESRARLDQTRELAALDAAQTIAQLQQAEAALAASVGTTEQATRAFTIANVRYQEGLSTQIELSESRLNLDQARINRAQAARNLQVARMRLALLKDLPLGTGASFSTGSSAASGASGAAGATGSGATGGTTQGTRITTSQASTSQIPQ from the coding sequence ATGTCCTTCGACTCGTCACCCAACCTTATGAAGTCCGTGCACCTGGTCCTCGCGGCGATCGTGGCAACGGCGTTGTTGGCGCCTGCCGTTCGCGCACAGGGACCGCGAAAGCTGTCGCTCGAGGACGCGCTGCGCATGTCGCAGTCGGCCAGCGAGGCGTTGCGCATCGCGCAGGCCGGCGTGAAGCGCGCGCAGGGGCAGCAGATGCAAGCACGTTCGGCGTACCTGCCGCAGATCAACGGATCGGCGGGGTACACGCGAACGCTGGCCACGCAGTTCTCGGTGTTCCAGAGTTCGCCGCCCACGCCGGGTCCCAACGTGCCGCCGGCGCCGCCGGTCGACACCACGACGTACTTCCAGCCCTGCACGCGCTACCTGGCGCCGGCAGGTGCAACTGACGCGCAGCGCATCGCGGCGCTGGAGCTGTACACGCGATGCGCCTCGGGGGGCGGCGGGATCGACTTCTCGCGGGCCGGCTTTGGCGCCAAGAACCAGTACCAGGTCGCGGCCAACGGGTCGCTCACGCTGTGGAATGCCGGGCGCAGCCAGGCGCAGGTGCGCGCCACCACGGCGGGGCGTCGTTCGGCCGACATCGAGCTGTCGTCGCAGCGGGCCAAGCTCGCGCTCGACGTGACCGAGGCGTACTACGATGCTGTGCTCGCCGATCGCCTGGTGGCGATTGCCGAGTCGTCGCTGGCCACCACCGAGGTGACGCTGCGGCAGACGTCGCTGGCGCGCCAGGTGGGGAACCAGTCGGAGTTCGAGTTGCTGCGCGCGCGCGTGACGCGTGACAACCAGGTCCCGGTGGTGCTGCAGCGTCGCACCGACCGCGACCTCGCCTTCCTGCGTCTCAAGCAGTTGCTCAACCTGCCGTATCGCGAGACGTTGCAACTGACGAGCGACATCAACGAGCCGGCCGACGTGCGCGAGGCGCGCACCGCCTCCAACACGGGGAGCCCCCTCGATGCCTCGATCGACACCAGCACGTCGAGCCGGGCCCCGGTGCGGCAGCTCGACGAGGCGCTCAAGGCACAGGAGGCGCAGTTGACAATTGCCCGGCGCGAGTGGATGCCGTCGATCAGCCTGACCTCGGCGTACAGCCGTGTCGCCTTCGGGTCCGGCGGCGTCCCGGCGTGGGGAAACTGGCTCAACAACTGGAGCGTTGCGCTTGGCGCGTCGTTCCCGTTGTTCACCGGTGGACGGCTGCGCGGCGCGACGATGGTGGCCGAGGCGAGCGTGGAGGAGAGCCGCGCGCGGCTCGACCAGACGCGCGAGCTGGCCGCACTGGATGCGGCGCAGACCATCGCCCAGCTGCAACAGGCGGAGGCGGCGCTGGCGGCCAGCGTGGGGACGACGGAACAGGCCACGCGCGCCTTCACCATCGCCAACGTGCGCTACCAGGAAGGGCTGTCGACGCAGATCGAGCTGTCCGAGTCGCGCCTCAACCTGGACCAGGCCCGCATCAACCGGGCGCAGGCCGCGCGCAACCTGCAGGTGGCGCGCATGCGGCTGGCGCTCCTCAAGGACTTGCCGTTAGGCACCGGCGCGTCGTTCAGCACCGGCTCGTCGGCCGCGTCCGGCGCCAGTGGCGCCGCCGGGGCGACCGGATCGGGCGCCACGGGTGGCACCACGCAGGGCACGCGCATCACGACCTCGCAGGCATCGACCTCACAGATTCCTCAATAA